From the genome of Anaerolineae bacterium, one region includes:
- a CDS encoding DUF4070 domain-containing protein: MNVLLVYPLFPDTFWSFKHALEFIRKKAGAPPLGLLTVAALLPEAWGKRLVDMNVRDLTAEDLEWADMVFVSAMVVQRDSARQVIDRCRQAGVKVVAGGPLFTIEPQEFSDVDHLVLNEGEITLPQFLADLERGEPKRIYTTDQHADMTQVPVPLWHLADLRSYETVSIQFSRGCPFNCDFCNVTVLLGHRPRTKTAAQIIAELDALYALGWRKGVFFVDDNFIGNRRVLKNEVLPALIEWRRGKTGMPFNTEASIDLSDDPELMQLMVAAGFNTVFVGIETPNEDSLAECNKFQNKGRDLVAAVKRMHRTGLQVQGGFIVGFDSDTPSIFQQQIEFIQRSGIVTAMVGLLQAPPGTKLYERMKREGRLISRLSGDNVDGSTNIIPRMDLEVLRKGYRDILNHIYSPHHYYERVKTFLEDYDPPRLNIRIDAGYVAAFLRSICRLGIKGQERAQYWRLFFWTLFRKPRLFPLAITMAIYGFHFRRVAENHVQ, translated from the coding sequence GTGAACGTACTGCTGGTCTACCCATTATTCCCCGACACTTTCTGGAGCTTCAAGCACGCGCTGGAGTTCATCCGCAAGAAGGCCGGGGCTCCGCCGTTGGGTCTGCTGACGGTGGCGGCTCTGTTGCCCGAGGCCTGGGGCAAGCGGCTGGTGGACATGAACGTCCGCGATCTCACGGCCGAGGACCTGGAATGGGCCGACATGGTCTTCGTGAGCGCCATGGTGGTGCAACGCGATTCGGCGCGGCAGGTGATCGATCGGTGCCGGCAGGCCGGGGTAAAGGTAGTGGCGGGTGGGCCCCTATTCACCATCGAGCCGCAGGAGTTCAGCGACGTAGACCACCTCGTCCTCAACGAGGGCGAGATCACCCTTCCCCAGTTCCTGGCCGACCTGGAAAGGGGCGAGCCCAAGCGAATCTACACCACCGACCAGCACGCCGACATGACCCAGGTGCCCGTGCCCCTATGGCACCTGGCCGATCTCCGCTCCTACGAGACGGTCAGCATCCAGTTCTCCCGCGGCTGTCCCTTCAACTGCGACTTCTGCAACGTCACCGTCCTCCTGGGCCACCGGCCGCGGACCAAGACAGCCGCTCAGATCATCGCCGAACTGGATGCCTTGTACGCTCTGGGGTGGCGCAAGGGCGTCTTCTTCGTGGACGACAACTTCATCGGCAACCGCCGCGTCCTCAAGAACGAGGTGCTGCCGGCGCTGATCGAGTGGCGCCGGGGCAAGACCGGCATGCCCTTCAACACCGAGGCGTCCATTGACCTCTCGGATGACCCGGAGCTGATGCAGCTGATGGTGGCGGCGGGGTTCAACACTGTCTTCGTGGGTATCGAGACTCCCAACGAGGACAGCCTGGCCGAGTGCAACAAGTTCCAGAACAAGGGCCGGGACCTGGTGGCGGCGGTGAAGCGCATGCACCGGACGGGGCTTCAGGTGCAGGGTGGGTTCATCGTGGGCTTCGACAGCGACACGCCTAGCATCTTCCAGCAGCAGATCGAGTTCATCCAGCGGAGCGGCATTGTCACCGCCATGGTGGGGCTCCTGCAGGCTCCTCCCGGCACCAAGCTCTACGAGAGGATGAAGCGGGAGGGGCGGCTGATCAGCCGGCTTTCGGGCGACAATGTGGACGGCTCCACCAACATCATCCCCCGCATGGACCTGGAGGTCCTACGGAAGGGCTATCGCGACATCCTGAATCACATCTACTCCCCTCACCACTACTACGAGCGGGTGAAGACGTTCCTGGAGGACTACGACCCACCGCGGTTGAACATCCGGATAGACGCCGGGTACGTGGCTGCCTTCCTGCGCTCCATCTGCCGCCTGGGGATCAAGGGGCAGGAGCGGGCCCAGTACTGGAGGTTGTTCTTCTGGACCCTGTTCCGCAAGCCCAGGCTCTTCCCCCTGGCCATCACCATGGCCATCTACGGCTTCCACTTCCGCCGGGTGGCGGAGAACCACGTGCAGTAG